The following are encoded together in the Natronolimnobius sp. AArcel1 genome:
- a CDS encoding penicillin acylase family protein, giving the protein MNETTRRGLLAGALAAGVGGLSLHSVSDLLETVAPLSGRAWDAADRDLSSQVESPHGPATVHYDEYGVPTIAAETDEAASFAVGYVQAFDRLFQLDIQRRVMRGQVSELAGEATVSDDRFYTMMDFASAAEATWDLVRETPAGPLIEAYAAGVNAAIDGEQLPLEFELLGYEPREWTPVDTLLMEKQISWDLTGNFSELRREVIAERLGADILEELYPESLDHEVPILHDDIEGDRLEETEFTHLGETEHVRSLGSTEGQATGEHSVGHELASWVSGFESPPGVGSNSWVVGGEHTESGVPIVAYDPHLSLMTPPLWYEQHVETPRVSVRGATFPGVPFVIAGANETGVWSFTNVGADVLDCYEYDLRESASDSSDTTETDNASDDLETATDADEYYYDGEWREFDTETRELVVSGGENQTIHLKKTVHGPVLEREGQTVGVAWTGHTATRTTEAIYEFERSDGLEDVLDATRKFDLPTQNLVYADADGRTLYYATGKLPIRRIDGDPVAGNQVFDGSAGEGEWDGFTPFGESSWEGFVPFEEKPHAIDADVLATANQRVVDDPDHYIGVDYATPYRGARIAERLSDRLESGEPTDFDFHRDLQNDIVDGRVEQFRPALLEAVAEDETIDDRVADAAATLEAWDARMARDSSPALVFARWLAHYREAVFEPAFADHELDESYYPNDWVLAGLESESRWFDERTRADTMVAALRDALEEIDAEGWDTYGDWNSTRTLEHPFSVEAPFLDYEERPADGSVATVKNYRVESGVGASWRMIVEPGGDATAILPGGNSGDYFSPHYDDQLQLWLDGDQKSMTRTGRTDGEADATFVATDAAAGGDQ; this is encoded by the coding sequence ATGAACGAGACGACACGGCGTGGCCTACTCGCGGGAGCGCTTGCTGCAGGCGTTGGTGGGCTGTCACTGCACTCCGTGAGTGACCTCCTCGAGACCGTTGCGCCGCTTTCGGGTCGGGCCTGGGACGCAGCCGATCGGGACCTCTCATCGCAGGTCGAGAGTCCGCACGGACCCGCCACTGTCCACTATGACGAGTACGGCGTCCCGACGATTGCGGCTGAGACGGACGAGGCCGCGTCGTTTGCCGTCGGCTACGTGCAGGCGTTTGACCGCCTGTTCCAACTCGATATCCAACGGCGCGTTATGCGCGGGCAGGTCTCCGAACTCGCTGGCGAGGCAACGGTCTCCGACGACCGATTTTACACGATGATGGACTTCGCCAGTGCCGCTGAAGCAACCTGGGACCTCGTTCGTGAGACGCCCGCCGGGCCACTCATCGAGGCCTACGCCGCCGGCGTCAACGCCGCCATCGACGGCGAACAGCTCCCACTCGAGTTCGAGTTACTGGGGTACGAACCCCGCGAGTGGACGCCTGTCGATACGCTGTTGATGGAAAAACAAATCTCGTGGGACCTGACGGGGAACTTCAGCGAACTTCGCCGCGAGGTGATCGCGGAGCGACTGGGTGCAGACATCCTCGAGGAGTTGTATCCCGAGTCTCTGGATCACGAGGTCCCCATTCTGCACGACGACATCGAGGGGGACCGACTCGAGGAGACTGAATTCACTCACCTTGGCGAGACAGAGCATGTGCGTTCGCTCGGGAGTACCGAAGGGCAAGCGACGGGTGAGCACAGTGTTGGCCACGAACTGGCGAGTTGGGTTTCAGGCTTCGAGTCACCGCCGGGTGTCGGCTCGAATAGCTGGGTGGTGGGAGGCGAACACACCGAAAGCGGGGTCCCAATTGTCGCCTACGACCCGCATCTTTCCTTGATGACGCCGCCGCTGTGGTACGAACAACACGTCGAGACGCCACGCGTCTCCGTTCGCGGCGCGACGTTTCCCGGCGTCCCGTTCGTCATTGCAGGAGCGAACGAGACTGGCGTCTGGTCCTTTACCAACGTCGGGGCGGACGTCCTCGACTGCTATGAGTACGATCTACGCGAATCGGCGTCCGACTCGTCCGACACAACTGAGACGGACAACGCGAGCGACGACCTCGAGACGGCGACTGACGCCGACGAGTACTACTACGACGGCGAGTGGCGTGAGTTCGACACTGAAACCCGCGAACTCGTCGTTTCCGGCGGTGAGAACCAAACGATCCACCTCAAAAAGACCGTCCACGGCCCCGTCCTCGAGCGCGAGGGCCAGACGGTCGGCGTCGCCTGGACAGGCCACACTGCAACCCGAACGACGGAAGCGATCTACGAGTTCGAACGCAGCGACGGCCTTGAGGACGTACTCGATGCAACCCGGAAGTTCGACCTGCCGACGCAGAATCTGGTTTATGCGGACGCTGACGGCCGGACGCTGTACTATGCGACTGGCAAACTGCCGATTCGTCGCATCGATGGCGACCCAGTCGCTGGCAATCAGGTCTTCGACGGCTCTGCGGGCGAGGGCGAGTGGGACGGGTTTACGCCCTTCGGTGAGTCCTCGTGGGAAGGGTTTGTCCCGTTCGAGGAGAAGCCACACGCGATCGACGCAGACGTCCTCGCAACGGCGAACCAGCGCGTCGTCGACGATCCTGACCACTACATCGGTGTCGACTACGCAACGCCATATCGCGGTGCCCGCATCGCAGAGCGACTCAGCGACCGCCTCGAGTCGGGCGAGCCGACTGATTTCGATTTCCATCGCGACCTGCAGAACGATATCGTCGATGGCCGAGTCGAGCAGTTCCGTCCCGCGTTACTCGAGGCAGTCGCCGAAGACGAGACAATCGACGATCGCGTGGCCGACGCGGCCGCCACACTCGAGGCGTGGGATGCGCGAATGGCCCGCGACTCGTCACCTGCGCTGGTGTTTGCCCGCTGGCTGGCCCACTACCGCGAGGCCGTTTTCGAGCCGGCGTTTGCCGACCACGAACTTGACGAGTCGTACTATCCGAACGACTGGGTGCTCGCAGGTCTCGAGTCCGAGAGCCGATGGTTCGACGAGCGCACGCGTGCGGATACAATGGTGGCAGCACTGCGAGACGCACTCGAGGAGATCGATGCCGAGGGGTGGGACACCTACGGCGACTGGAACTCGACTCGGACGCTCGAGCATCCGTTCAGCGTCGAAGCGCCGTTTCTGGACTACGAAGAGCGCCCAGCGGATGGCTCCGTCGCGACGGTCAAGAACTATCGGGTCGAAAGCGGCGTCGGAGCGAGTTGGCGGATGATCGTTGAACCCGGCGGTGACGCAACGGCGATTCTTCCCGGCGGGAACTCGGGTGATTACTTCTCCCCACACTACGACGATCAACTCCAGTTGTGGCTCGACGGCGACCAAAAGTCGATGACAAGAACCGGACGAACCGATGGCGAGGCCGATGCGACGTTCGTTGCAACCGACGCCGCAGCTGGGGGCGATCAATGA
- a CDS encoding catalase, producing the protein MSDETPTDDTRHEESTTDSNPEAATDGGSSQPGTSDDTDGVDEASKQDQLEDVRENPEGEDLTSDHGVKISDTDNSLKAGERGPTIMEDFHFREKMTQFDHESIPERVVHARGTGAHGYFQPYEDPDLGDEYDDLEEITKAKVLTNSDQKTPVFTRFSTVVGSRGSSDTVRDVRGFATKFYTEEGNWDLVGNNMPPFFIQDAMEFPDLVHAIKPEPDDAIPQASAAHDTFWDFASLKPEITHMIMWVLSGRALPRAYRMMQGFGVHTFRLVNDDGDAVFVKFHWTPKLGTHQLVWDETTKLWGKDSDFNRKGLYDVIEEGYDPEWELGVQIFDEEQAEEFDFDVLDPTKIVPETEVPVRPIGKMVLNETPDNFFAEVEQVAFHPGNVVPGIDFSNDPLLQGRLFSYQDTQLNRFGSANWDEIPINRPIAERHNNQRAGFMRQEINEGKASYKPNSIGDDDPQEVPEEEGGYEHFAEKIDGKKIRNRSDSFGDHFTQARLFWNSMSEPEKQIIVDAAHFELGKVDRMEIRERMVYDLFNNVDHEFAKRVADGIGVEPPESPGDEMPDHDREDPSLSMENRTPDTIETRKIAMLIDDGFDDDHVSELRSALEEEGARVKIISKVLGEKSGANGETVEPDKHHVAAASVSFDAVLIPGGSESVDAMRQQGSPKHFVAEAFKHYKPIAAVGEGTKLLEAVDLPDTDIADDGDLVSDTGVVTCRNDDLEEFAEAFRDAIAQHRHWDREPEEVPA; encoded by the coding sequence ATGTCAGACGAGACTCCAACCGACGACACGCGCCATGAGGAATCGACGACAGACTCCAACCCAGAGGCCGCAACAGACGGCGGCTCGAGCCAGCCCGGCACGAGCGATGATACTGACGGAGTCGACGAGGCGAGCAAGCAGGACCAACTCGAGGACGTACGCGAAAACCCGGAGGGAGAGGACCTCACCTCTGATCACGGCGTGAAGATCAGCGATACGGACAACTCCCTGAAGGCGGGCGAGCGCGGGCCGACGATCATGGAGGACTTCCACTTCCGGGAGAAGATGACTCAGTTCGACCACGAGTCGATCCCGGAGCGGGTCGTCCACGCCCGCGGAACGGGTGCACACGGTTACTTCCAGCCATACGAGGACCCGGATTTGGGTGACGAGTACGACGATCTCGAGGAGATAACGAAGGCCAAAGTCCTCACGAATTCAGACCAGAAGACACCGGTGTTCACTCGGTTTTCGACCGTTGTGGGCTCTCGAGGCTCCTCGGACACTGTTCGAGATGTTCGAGGCTTTGCGACGAAGTTCTACACGGAGGAGGGCAACTGGGACCTCGTCGGGAACAATATGCCGCCCTTTTTCATCCAAGATGCGATGGAGTTCCCCGATCTGGTTCACGCGATTAAACCCGAACCCGACGATGCGATTCCGCAGGCCTCGGCGGCCCACGACACGTTCTGGGATTTTGCCTCGCTCAAGCCCGAGATCACGCATATGATTATGTGGGTCCTTTCGGGACGGGCACTTCCCCGCGCGTACCGGATGATGCAGGGCTTCGGCGTCCATACCTTCCGACTGGTCAACGACGACGGCGACGCTGTATTCGTCAAATTCCACTGGACGCCCAAACTCGGCACCCACCAGCTCGTCTGGGACGAAACGACGAAGCTCTGGGGCAAGGACTCGGATTTCAACCGAAAAGGTCTCTACGACGTCATCGAGGAGGGGTACGACCCCGAGTGGGAACTCGGCGTGCAGATCTTCGACGAGGAGCAAGCCGAGGAGTTCGACTTCGATGTCCTCGATCCGACGAAGATTGTCCCCGAGACCGAAGTCCCGGTCCGGCCGATTGGCAAGATGGTGCTGAACGAGACACCGGACAACTTTTTCGCCGAAGTCGAGCAGGTCGCGTTCCACCCCGGAAACGTGGTTCCGGGGATCGACTTCTCGAACGACCCGCTCCTTCAGGGACGACTCTTCTCCTATCAGGATACCCAGCTCAACCGCTTCGGCAGTGCCAACTGGGACGAAATTCCGATCAACCGGCCCATCGCCGAACGGCACAACAACCAGCGCGCCGGCTTCATGCGCCAGGAGATCAACGAGGGAAAAGCCTCCTACAAACCCAATTCCATCGGCGACGACGACCCACAGGAGGTTCCCGAGGAAGAAGGCGGCTACGAGCACTTCGCCGAGAAGATAGACGGCAAGAAAATCAGAAACCGCAGCGACAGCTTCGGGGACCACTTCACACAGGCACGGCTGTTCTGGAACAGCATGTCCGAGCCCGAAAAGCAGATCATCGTCGACGCTGCCCACTTCGAACTCGGGAAGGTCGACCGCATGGAGATCCGCGAGCGGATGGTCTACGACCTGTTCAACAACGTTGACCACGAGTTTGCGAAACGCGTTGCGGACGGAATCGGCGTCGAACCGCCCGAGTCACCCGGCGACGAGATGCCAGACCACGACCGAGAAGATCCCTCGCTCAGCATGGAAAATCGGACGCCGGACACTATCGAAACCCGCAAAATTGCGATGCTGATCGACGATGGCTTCGATGACGACCACGTCTCGGAGCTTCGCTCGGCCTTAGAAGAGGAGGGCGCTCGAGTCAAGATCATCTCGAAAGTCCTCGGCGAGAAGTCGGGAGCCAACGGCGAGACCGTCGAACCGGACAAACACCACGTCGCGGCGGCCTCGGTCTCGTTCGACGCAGTCCTCATCCCTGGCGGCAGCGAGAGCGTCGACGCCATGCGCCAGCAGGGCTCGCCGAAACACTTCGTTGCGGAGGCGTTCAAACACTACAAGCCAATCGCGGCAGTCGGTGAGGGGACGAAGCTTCTCGAGGCAGTCGACCTGCCAGACACCGACATCGCCGACGACGGCGACCTCGTCTCGGATACCGGTGTCGTCACCTGTCGCAACGACGATCTCGAGGAGTTCGCCGAAGCGTTCCGCGATGCCATTGCCCAGCACCGTCACTGGGACCGAGAGCCGGAGGAAGTGCCGGCATAG
- a CDS encoding AAA family ATPase: protein MSGSDSDGVSLSVRAAEKRDAGRGVARIPELARRQLGVLSGDTVVIEGDAETVAKMWPADPSVPENVVQIDGDTRANAGVHVGDTVTVRTKDKSSIQEADRVTLRAPPAVSSDQRRLAEREATKKLRNRPVRSGEQIRVEGLGQEPFKVIDTDPNGDVRISSTTTIRIVDASGSPTASSNTANASSGTNKSASGGSGASTSDAAADADIESETAGSGVTYEDIGGLDEELELVREMIELPLSEPELFQRLSVDPPSGVLLYGPPGTGKTLIARAVANEVDANFETVSGPEIMSKYKGESEERLREVFEEAEADAPTIIFFDEIDSIAGQRDDDGDAENRIVGQLLTLMDGLDARGEVIVIGATNRVDSIDPALRRGGRFDREIQIGVPDEQGRKEILEVHTRGMPLGDDVSVEAIARRTHGFVGADLDGVASEAAMAAIRSRPTETDERDEWNRNPTVQKRHFDEALASIEPSAMREYVAESPNTDFSDVGGLEEAKQTLRESVEWPLTYDQLFEKTNTDPPSGVLLYGPPGTGKTLMARALAGETDVNFVRVDGPEIIDRYVGESEKAIREVFERARQSAPSIVFFDEIDAITAARGDSHEVTERVVSQLLTELDGMRENPNLVVLAATNRKDFIDPALLRPGRLDTHVLVGEPTAEAREKILEVHTRGKPLSDDVDITDLAADLEGYTGADLEALVRDASMKAIREVADECEPDEANEKADEVVIERRHLEAAREDVDV from the coding sequence ATGAGTGGGTCGGATTCGGACGGCGTTTCGCTGTCAGTACGAGCCGCGGAGAAACGAGATGCTGGCCGCGGCGTGGCACGCATTCCCGAACTCGCGCGCCGGCAACTCGGCGTGTTGAGCGGCGACACGGTCGTTATCGAGGGTGATGCAGAAACCGTCGCGAAGATGTGGCCGGCCGATCCGTCGGTCCCCGAAAACGTCGTCCAGATCGACGGCGATACGCGCGCAAACGCCGGCGTTCACGTCGGTGACACCGTTACCGTCCGGACGAAAGACAAATCCTCGATTCAGGAAGCCGACCGCGTCACACTGCGAGCGCCGCCTGCCGTCTCGAGCGACCAGCGCCGCCTCGCCGAGCGCGAAGCGACGAAGAAACTCCGCAATCGCCCCGTCCGCTCGGGCGAGCAAATCCGCGTCGAAGGACTCGGCCAGGAACCGTTCAAAGTCATCGATACCGATCCCAACGGCGACGTTCGCATCTCGAGTACGACCACGATCCGGATCGTCGACGCGAGCGGGTCCCCAACAGCGAGTTCGAACACAGCGAACGCCTCGAGCGGCACAAACAAGTCTGCCTCGGGCGGATCGGGAGCGTCCACGAGTGACGCCGCAGCCGACGCTGATATCGAGAGTGAGACAGCCGGGTCGGGCGTTACCTACGAGGATATCGGTGGGTTAGACGAGGAACTCGAACTCGTCCGGGAGATGATCGAACTGCCGCTGTCGGAGCCGGAACTGTTCCAGCGGCTGAGTGTCGATCCGCCATCGGGTGTCTTGCTGTATGGCCCGCCAGGAACCGGGAAAACGCTGATCGCCCGCGCGGTCGCGAACGAAGTCGATGCGAACTTCGAGACGGTCTCCGGTCCGGAGATCATGTCGAAGTACAAAGGCGAGAGCGAAGAACGCCTGCGGGAGGTGTTCGAGGAAGCCGAAGCGGACGCGCCAACGATCATCTTCTTCGATGAAATCGACTCCATCGCAGGCCAGCGCGACGACGACGGGGACGCCGAAAACCGCATCGTCGGCCAGTTACTGACGCTGATGGACGGCCTCGACGCCCGTGGCGAAGTGATCGTCATCGGCGCGACCAACCGCGTCGACTCGATTGACCCCGCCCTGCGTCGTGGCGGCCGCTTCGACCGCGAGATTCAGATCGGCGTCCCCGACGAACAGGGTCGCAAGGAGATTCTCGAGGTTCACACCCGTGGGATGCCCCTCGGGGACGACGTCAGTGTAGAGGCAATCGCTCGGCGCACACACGGCTTCGTCGGCGCGGATCTCGACGGCGTCGCAAGTGAGGCCGCGATGGCAGCCATCCGTAGCCGCCCGACCGAAACCGACGAGCGCGACGAATGGAATCGAAATCCCACAGTCCAAAAGCGACACTTCGACGAGGCACTCGCCTCAATCGAACCATCGGCGATGCGCGAGTACGTTGCCGAGTCGCCAAACACGGACTTTTCAGACGTTGGTGGCCTCGAGGAGGCCAAACAGACCCTTCGCGAGTCCGTCGAATGGCCGTTGACCTACGATCAACTGTTCGAGAAAACGAACACAGATCCGCCATCGGGCGTCTTGCTGTATGGCCCGCCAGGCACAGGAAAAACGTTGATGGCGCGCGCGTTAGCGGGTGAAACAGATGTGAACTTCGTCCGCGTCGACGGTCCCGAAATCATCGACCGCTACGTTGGCGAGAGCGAAAAGGCCATCCGCGAGGTGTTCGAACGCGCCCGGCAGTCCGCGCCGTCGATTGTCTTCTTCGACGAAATCGACGCCATCACCGCCGCTCGAGGCGATAGCCATGAGGTCACCGAGCGCGTCGTCTCTCAACTCCTGACCGAACTGGACGGCATGCGCGAGAATCCGAATCTCGTCGTCCTCGCGGCGACCAACCGCAAGGACTTCATCGACCCTGCCTTGCTCCGACCCGGACGACTCGATACGCACGTCCTCGTCGGCGAACCGACCGCCGAAGCCCGCGAGAAGATTCTCGAGGTTCACACCCGCGGCAAACCACTTAGCGACGATGTCGACATCACGGACCTCGCAGCCGATCTCGAGGGCTACACCGGTGCGGATCTCGAGGCGCTGGTTCGGGACGCCTCGATGAAAGCCATTCGAGAAGTCGCGGACGAATGCGAGCCAGATGAGGCGAACGAGAAGGCTGATGAGGTGGTTATCGAGCGACGACACCTCGAGGCTGCTCGAGAGGACGTAGACGTATAG
- a CDS encoding DUF5796 family protein, whose protein sequence is MSARNNVAPSTIGVDFVEGGIVVEYLDGRDVFYHGPPQPVERAITTPPGKDVHVLVTDPDGIEGVMTYVNDRDTHDNILETTGVGRVMLEANDEEVLFPGVSVTTEAYSIRVEADLSLVDGRVFVFAEDEMSEHAYELVAADESATEEDEADGEEGV, encoded by the coding sequence ATGAGCGCACGCAACAACGTTGCGCCGAGTACGATCGGCGTCGACTTCGTCGAGGGTGGGATCGTCGTCGAGTATCTCGACGGCCGGGATGTGTTCTACCACGGGCCACCACAACCCGTCGAACGGGCGATTACAACGCCGCCTGGCAAGGACGTCCATGTTCTCGTCACCGATCCCGACGGCATCGAAGGCGTCATGACGTACGTCAACGACCGCGACACCCACGACAACATCCTCGAGACGACCGGCGTCGGCCGCGTGATGCTCGAGGCGAACGACGAGGAGGTGCTGTTTCCGGGCGTCAGCGTTACGACGGAGGCGTACTCGATTCGCGTCGAGGCGGATCTCTCACTCGTCGACGGCCGTGTCTTTGTCTTTGCGGAGGACGAGATGAGCGAACACGCCTACGAACTGGTCGCTGCGGATGAGTCGGCTACTGAGGAGGATGAAGCGGATGGCGAGGAGGGCGTCTAA
- a CDS encoding shikimate kinase: MDGRAVAPAAGTVLNALATGVGSAFAIDLETTATVELTDDGEYVGEVDGQPDADTTLVERCAEFTIEEYADRAGLNADTVGARIQTESEVPMASGLKSSSAAANATVLATLDALEIGDAIDRIDACRLGVRAARDAGVTVTGAFDDASASMLGGVTVTNNLGDELLAREAVQWDALVYTPPERAYSADTDAAACERIAPMARLVEELALDGRYGEAMTVNGFAFCGALEFSAAPMVEALPNVDGVSLSGTGPSYVAVGDRETLEAVQEKWAARDGTTRLLQTRTDGTHIQ, translated from the coding sequence ATGGACGGCCGCGCCGTTGCACCCGCCGCCGGGACGGTTCTTAACGCACTCGCGACCGGAGTCGGCTCCGCGTTCGCAATCGACCTCGAGACGACCGCCACCGTCGAACTCACCGACGACGGCGAGTACGTCGGCGAGGTCGATGGCCAGCCCGACGCCGATACGACACTCGTCGAGCGCTGTGCTGAATTCACGATCGAGGAGTACGCAGACCGCGCCGGATTGAACGCCGACACAGTCGGTGCCCGTATCCAAACCGAAAGCGAGGTTCCGATGGCCTCCGGCCTAAAAAGCTCGAGCGCCGCAGCCAACGCGACGGTTCTGGCCACGCTTGACGCCCTCGAGATTGGCGACGCCATCGACCGGATCGACGCCTGCCGACTTGGCGTTCGCGCCGCTCGCGATGCCGGCGTCACCGTCACCGGCGCGTTCGACGACGCAAGCGCCAGCATGCTCGGCGGCGTCACCGTCACGAACAATTTGGGCGACGAACTGCTCGCCCGTGAAGCGGTCCAGTGGGACGCACTCGTCTACACCCCACCGGAGCGCGCCTACAGCGCCGACACCGACGCCGCAGCCTGCGAACGAATCGCGCCGATGGCCCGACTCGTCGAAGAACTCGCACTCGATGGCCGCTACGGCGAGGCCATGACCGTCAACGGCTTCGCGTTCTGTGGCGCCCTCGAGTTCTCGGCCGCCCCGATGGTCGAAGCCCTCCCCAATGTCGACGGCGTCTCCCTCTCTGGAACCGGCCCGAGCTACGTCGCCGTCGGCGACCGCGAGACACTCGAGGCGGTCCAAGAGAAGTGGGCCGCCCGCGACGGAACGACACGATTACTGCAAACGCGAACGGACGGCACACATATACAATGA
- a CDS encoding chorismate mutase: MTRDDTATDGGTEQRTPDEMSLDELREEIQTIDREIVELIAQRTYVADTIAQVKDERDLPTTDEKQEEQVMARAGNNAEQFDVDANLVKAIFRLLIELNKVEQRDSR, translated from the coding sequence ATGACTCGAGACGACACAGCCACAGACGGCGGCACAGAGCAGCGAACCCCCGACGAGATGAGCCTCGACGAACTCCGCGAGGAGATCCAGACTATCGACCGCGAAATCGTCGAACTGATCGCCCAGCGAACCTACGTCGCAGATACTATTGCACAGGTCAAAGACGAGCGAGACCTTCCGACCACCGACGAGAAACAAGAAGAGCAGGTCATGGCTCGAGCAGGGAACAACGCAGAGCAGTTTGATGTGGATGCGAATCTGGTGAAGGCGATCTTCCGGCTGTTGATCGAGTTGAACAAGGTTGAGCAAAGGGATAGTAGATAG
- a CDS encoding type II toxin-antitoxin system PemK/MazF family toxin produces MSEDSEIRRGNVVIVRLDPAEGHEMKKTRPAVVVQNDVGNKNASTTIVAPATRTYRGYPFEVLVEAADSPLEKDSSIRLDQVRVVSIEKRIRSVLGSLDTESMEAVDEALTLSLGLD; encoded by the coding sequence ATGAGCGAGGACTCGGAAATTCGTCGCGGCAACGTGGTTATCGTTCGACTCGATCCCGCTGAAGGACACGAAATGAAGAAAACTCGTCCTGCGGTAGTCGTCCAGAACGACGTTGGGAATAAAAATGCTAGTACGACTATCGTTGCACCTGCAACGAGGACATATCGAGGCTATCCGTTCGAGGTCCTCGTCGAAGCAGCGGACTCGCCGCTCGAGAAAGATTCCTCGATTCGCCTCGATCAAGTTCGTGTCGTTTCCATCGAAAAACGGATTCGCTCGGTGCTTGGAAGCCTCGACACAGAGTCGATGGAGGCAGTGGACGAAGCGTTAACATTGAGCCTCGGACTGGACTGA
- a CDS encoding PIN domain-containing protein, which yields MTVYVETDFLLALAKDSDWLQQSAEEALDEYDVETSAFSYLELLLARERYEFDYVPLVANLLELVPVRDEEERQIVLKAVNYYDEGMTAFDAFHAATAETRTLNVLSSEKDYEDIEVERVPLEPADE from the coding sequence ATGACGGTCTACGTCGAAACTGACTTTTTACTTGCACTTGCCAAAGACTCGGACTGGTTGCAGCAATCAGCAGAAGAAGCACTCGACGAGTACGACGTAGAAACGTCAGCATTCTCCTATCTCGAACTCCTTCTCGCCCGAGAACGGTACGAGTTTGATTACGTCCCACTCGTGGCAAATTTGCTCGAACTCGTTCCTGTCCGAGACGAGGAAGAACGACAAATCGTTCTGAAGGCCGTCAACTACTACGACGAGGGAATGACGGCGTTCGATGCGTTCCACGCCGCGACTGCAGAAACACGTACGCTAAACGTGCTCTCATCGGAGAAAGATTACGAGGACATCGAGGTGGAACGAGTCCCGTTAGAACCGGCTGATGAATGA
- a CDS encoding AbrB/MazE/SpoVT family DNA-binding domain-containing protein, producing MSAKTDGQGRLYIPKDVREKYGEKYHIVTYEDRIELVPVADDPLAAVREAAGELRDASIDDIRVDIEAEAKAEARENGDDR from the coding sequence ATGTCAGCAAAAACGGACGGGCAGGGGAGGCTGTACATCCCCAAAGACGTACGAGAAAAATACGGTGAAAAGTACCATATCGTCACGTACGAGGATAGAATCGAACTTGTTCCGGTTGCGGACGACCCGCTCGCTGCGGTCCGCGAAGCGGCAGGCGAGTTACGTGACGCGTCCATCGACGATATTCGGGTGGACATCGAAGCAGAAGCGAAAGCCGAGGCCCGCGAGAACGGGGACGATAGATGA
- a CDS encoding ribbon-helix-helix domain-containing protein — protein MSETATNNGDDEIVTVNFKVTRSFLNEIEDTWQGRGFNSRSEFIRYTLRDAVEHPTFDRDELVALLQAEEDVREERTMSAEEARERFGTGDTNE, from the coding sequence ATGTCCGAAACGGCCACAAACAACGGCGACGACGAGATCGTCACGGTAAACTTTAAAGTCACACGGTCGTTTCTCAACGAGATCGAAGACACGTGGCAAGGACGAGGATTTAACAGCCGGAGCGAATTTATTCGGTATACCTTACGCGATGCCGTCGAACACCCCACGTTCGACCGCGATGAGCTCGTTGCACTCCTCCAAGCGGAGGAGGACGTTCGTGAAGAACGGACGATGAGCGCCGAAGAAGCGCGCGAACGATTCGGTACTGGCGACACGAATGAGTGA